AAAGGTAAAAGTAAAGCTATATCCAGCTAAAAAGAATGAAGGAATAAACTTTATAAGAAAGAATACAATTATCCCTGCAAAAATAGAGTATACACATAGTTTTGATTATTCTACTTCTTTGATGAAAAACGAAGTCGCAATCAGAACCGTTGAACATCTTATGGCAGCTTTTTACTTTACAGCAATAGACAATATATATATAGAGATAGATGAAGAGGAACTTCCTATATTAGATGGAAGTAGTAAAGATTTTGTAGATGCGATTAAAAGTGCAGGTATACAAACTTTAAACGAAGAAAAGTTTTACGCAATTTTAGAAAGCCCTGTTTTCATAAATCAAGGGGATAAATATATAGAAGGAAAACCTTCAAGTATAACAAAATTTACTTACCAAGCTGACTATAACAATGATATTATAGGAAAAAAATCCTTTACATACATACCAAACGATAAAGAGTCTTACAAGGGTTTATTTTCTGCAAGGACTTACTGCTTTTTAGAAGAGGTAGAGTATCTCAAAAGTTTAGGA
Above is a genomic segment from Sulfurihydrogenibium subterraneum DSM 15120 containing:
- the lpxC gene encoding UDP-3-O-acyl-N-acetylglucosamine deacetylase, encoding MICQFQRTIKKPVIIEGIGLHTGKKVKVKLYPAKKNEGINFIRKNTIIPAKIEYTHSFDYSTSLMKNEVAIRTVEHLMAAFYFTAIDNIYIEIDEEELPILDGSSKDFVDAIKSAGIQTLNEEKFYAILESPVFINQGDKYIEGKPSSITKFTYQADYNNDIIGKKSFTYIPNDKESYKGLFSARTYCFLEEVEYLKSLGLAKGGSLKNAIVFHNNTVLNQEGLRFEDEPVRHKVLDLVGDLYLLGYPIIGEIYSFKGGHRLNAEFVKALLYTDSISIKPASEIRDIIKESSLLKVG